A single Actinomadura algeriensis DNA region contains:
- a CDS encoding helix-turn-helix domain-containing protein: MTSETPGSGSTVRRILLGSQLRRLREAKGVTRQDAGYVIRASESKISRLELGRVSFKERDVDDLLSLYGVSAKSERDALLQLAREANTPGWWHRYNDVLPGWFQTYVGLEESAALIRTYELQFVPGLLQSEGYARAVIRLGNAGAAEQEIDQRVELRLQRQERLTGPEAPRLWAVLDEGALRRPIGGPEVMRGQFEHLIEMSKLPNVTIQTMPFRFGGHAAEGGAFSILRFPEQDLPDVVYVENLTGAMYLDKRDDVDTYLQAMERLCVDSATPERTVELLGDLLRET, translated from the coding sequence GTGACTTCAGAGACGCCGGGAAGCGGATCGACCGTGCGTCGGATCCTGCTCGGGTCGCAGCTTCGTCGCCTGCGGGAGGCGAAGGGCGTCACCCGGCAGGACGCCGGCTACGTCATCCGCGCGTCGGAGTCGAAGATCAGCCGCCTGGAGCTCGGGCGGGTCAGCTTCAAAGAACGAGACGTGGACGACCTGCTCTCGCTGTACGGCGTCTCGGCGAAGTCCGAACGCGACGCCCTGCTGCAGCTTGCGCGGGAGGCCAACACCCCCGGTTGGTGGCACCGGTACAACGACGTCCTGCCCGGCTGGTTCCAGACGTACGTCGGTCTGGAGGAGTCGGCGGCGCTGATCCGCACGTATGAACTGCAGTTCGTCCCGGGACTGCTGCAGTCGGAGGGGTATGCGCGTGCGGTGATCCGCCTGGGTAACGCCGGTGCCGCGGAACAAGAGATCGACCAGCGCGTGGAACTGCGCCTGCAACGCCAGGAGCGCCTCACGGGCCCGGAAGCGCCGCGCCTGTGGGCCGTCCTGGACGAGGGGGCGCTGCGGCGTCCCATCGGCGGCCCGGAGGTGATGCGGGGCCAGTTCGAGCACCTCATCGAGATGTCGAAGCTGCCCAACGTCACCATCCAGACCATGCCGTTCAGGTTCGGTGGCCACGCCGCCGAGGGAGGGGCCTTCTCGATCCTGCGCTTTCCCGAGCAGGATCTGCCGGACGTGGTTTACGTCGAGAACCTCACCGGCGCGATGTACCTGGACAAGCGCGACGACGTCGACACCTATCTGCAGGCGATGGAACGCCTGTGCGTCGACAGTGCGACCCCGGAGCGCACCGTCGAGCTTCTTGGTGATCTTCTCAGAGAGACATGA
- a CDS encoding STAS domain-containing protein translates to MEFAVEHREEKDLTVVEISGEIDVFTSPRLREELLGIIEGGGLHLVIDLSEVTFLDSTGLGVLVGVYHRLRARDGSMSFTGVGDRVRRVFHVTQLTKIFVLHASLEDAVAAHESQAS, encoded by the coding sequence GTGGAGTTCGCCGTCGAGCATCGCGAGGAGAAGGACCTCACCGTCGTCGAGATCAGCGGCGAGATCGACGTCTTCACCAGCCCCCGGCTGCGCGAGGAGCTGCTCGGCATCATCGAGGGCGGCGGCCTGCACCTGGTGATCGACCTGTCCGAGGTCACCTTCCTGGACTCCACGGGCCTCGGCGTGCTCGTCGGCGTCTACCACCGGCTCCGCGCCCGGGACGGCTCGATGTCGTTCACCGGCGTCGGCGACCGCGTCCGCCGCGTCTTCCACGTCACCCAGCTGACGAAGATCTTCGTGCTGCACGCGTCCCTGGAGGACGCCGTCGCGGCCCACGAGTCACAGGCGTCCTGA
- a CDS encoding ATP-binding protein, with product MTSRHAHNDTAHDDTRWELGPVAGPSEPQDPAVHSTPVPESSDLPPRLDRGLAALTGMTGSTVSFTVAPDPESVTDARHFALARLDEWSLADLADDVGLVVSELVTNALRHSGGAWTGERRTGDAVHREDAYEPPAYEPVSFEEDEYGDARYGTGAYGTNSFGTIAFGSGDAGTGANGIGTGAFGDPADPLGSAPSAIRLRLVHEGPWLLCGILDASRSAPRRKEPDYIAETGRGLHLVESFSVRWGWRTLAHGKVVWALFHAEPART from the coding sequence ATGACGTCACGCCATGCGCACAACGACACGGCGCACGACGACACGCGGTGGGAGCTCGGCCCCGTCGCGGGGCCGAGCGAGCCACAGGACCCTGCCGTGCATTCGACGCCCGTACCGGAGTCCTCCGACCTTCCCCCTCGCCTCGACCGGGGGCTGGCGGCGCTGACCGGGATGACCGGGTCCACGGTCTCCTTCACCGTCGCGCCCGACCCCGAGTCGGTCACCGACGCGCGCCACTTCGCCCTGGCCCGGCTCGACGAGTGGAGCCTCGCGGACCTCGCCGACGACGTCGGCCTGGTCGTCTCCGAACTCGTCACCAACGCCCTGCGGCACAGCGGCGGCGCCTGGACGGGCGAGCGCCGCACGGGCGACGCAGTCCACCGCGAGGACGCGTACGAGCCGCCGGCCTACGAGCCGGTGTCCTTCGAGGAGGACGAGTACGGAGATGCCCGGTACGGGACGGGCGCCTACGGAACGAACTCCTTCGGGACGATCGCCTTCGGATCGGGCGACGCCGGGACGGGCGCGAACGGAATCGGGACGGGCGCGTTCGGCGACCCCGCGGACCCGCTGGGCTCCGCACCGTCCGCGATCCGGCTGCGGCTCGTCCACGAGGGCCCGTGGCTGCTCTGCGGGATCCTGGACGCCAGCCGCTCCGCGCCGCGCCGCAAGGAGCCCGACTACATCGCCGAGACGGGCCGGGGCCTGCACCTCGTCGAGTCGTTCAGCGTCCGCTGGGGGTGGCGCACCCTCGCGCACGGCAAGGTGGTCTGGGCGCTGTTCCACGCGGAACCGGCCCGGACATAG
- a CDS encoding SpoIIE family protein phosphatase — translation MTVPQSRPPDIADGAPSARAEAYTPRFLSQQLLGVARLAAFTLDRDGRVLHWNAAATDLFGVPPDDATGRDPAALLRLPSEHRAAFRPGAFGHVWCGACTVPRADHGELVETAWWVYPIDDAPGIGVLALAADLRHLREEGPGLSMGGVLVAGPDGAARRDSGARLLRVEPALADGAAAPVAGALAGLLPPADPATSIITRRVLDLGCPAVSLSLTIRLPVVPYRGGPPYAPHVRPLAADTTARPDAPVRPGADTDAVREHLAFLGEAGQQIGSSLDHLQAARTLAEVLVPRLADFAAVELLESVVADSAPHFDRIDETTPMRRVAVVHDEPGRWDGVVPEDAPLLFPSSAPFVQAMRAGNPVHIPHVGPERAAELADLCGGPHLRPLFAGRAFLVVPLIARGCVLGTFKLLRKPDRPGFDDLDLALLGELARRTALCIDNGRLYRREVQTAQELQRSMLPDDPPDVAGARVRYRYRPAGQAAQVGGDWFDAIPLPGCRLGIVVGDVMGHGLTSAAIMGQLRTAVRTLAGEDTRPGRLLRQLDGLARRLGDGYLATCLYAIYDPVSRTCTLANAGHVPPVLVAPDGTGRVLDLPEGVPIGVGGAPFDTVQIPVEDGSRLVLCTDGLLERRDRDLDQGLRELCAHLAAAPPDLDAACDAVLAGLGSADPADDIALVAVGFDGVPADDVAAWDLAPEPSMVRWARAQVAERLTKWDLDALTPTIQLLASELATNALLHGAGSIRLRLVRGRALVCEVYDDGADLPQLRTAAATDESGRGLQLVSNLAARWGTHRTTAGKVVWFEHDL, via the coding sequence ATGACCGTCCCGCAGAGCCGTCCGCCGGACATCGCCGACGGCGCGCCGTCCGCCCGCGCCGAGGCGTACACGCCCCGGTTCCTGAGCCAGCAATTGCTCGGCGTCGCCCGCCTCGCCGCCTTCACCCTCGACCGCGACGGCCGCGTCCTGCACTGGAACGCCGCCGCCACCGACCTGTTCGGCGTCCCGCCCGACGACGCCACCGGCCGCGACCCCGCCGCGCTGCTGCGGCTGCCGAGCGAGCACCGCGCCGCCTTCCGGCCCGGCGCCTTCGGGCACGTCTGGTGCGGCGCCTGCACCGTGCCCCGCGCCGACCACGGCGAACTCGTCGAGACCGCCTGGTGGGTCTACCCGATCGACGACGCGCCCGGCATCGGCGTCCTCGCCCTGGCCGCCGACCTGCGGCACCTCCGCGAGGAGGGCCCCGGCCTGTCCATGGGCGGCGTGCTCGTCGCCGGCCCCGACGGCGCCGCCCGGCGCGACTCCGGCGCCCGGCTGCTGCGCGTCGAACCCGCCCTCGCCGACGGCGCCGCCGCCCCGGTCGCCGGCGCGCTCGCCGGGCTGCTGCCGCCCGCCGACCCCGCCACCTCGATCATCACCCGCCGGGTCCTCGACCTCGGCTGCCCCGCCGTCAGCCTCAGCCTCACCATCCGGCTGCCCGTCGTCCCCTACCGCGGCGGCCCGCCGTACGCGCCGCACGTCCGTCCCCTCGCCGCCGACACCACCGCCCGCCCCGACGCGCCCGTCCGTCCCGGCGCCGACACCGACGCCGTCCGGGAGCACCTCGCCTTCCTCGGCGAGGCCGGGCAGCAGATCGGCAGCTCCCTCGACCACCTGCAGGCCGCCCGCACCCTCGCCGAAGTGCTCGTCCCCCGGCTCGCCGACTTCGCCGCAGTCGAACTCCTCGAGAGCGTCGTCGCCGACTCCGCGCCGCACTTCGACCGCATCGACGAGACCACCCCGATGCGCCGCGTCGCCGTCGTGCACGACGAACCCGGCCGCTGGGACGGCGTCGTCCCCGAGGACGCGCCCCTGCTGTTCCCCTCCAGCGCCCCGTTCGTCCAGGCCATGCGCGCCGGAAACCCCGTCCACATCCCCCACGTCGGCCCCGAGCGCGCCGCCGAACTCGCCGACCTGTGCGGCGGCCCGCACCTGCGGCCGCTGTTCGCCGGGCGCGCGTTCCTGGTCGTCCCGCTCATCGCCCGCGGCTGCGTCCTCGGCACCTTCAAGCTCCTCCGCAAACCCGACCGTCCCGGCTTCGACGACCTCGACCTCGCCCTCCTCGGCGAACTCGCCCGCCGCACCGCCCTCTGCATCGACAACGGGCGGCTCTACCGGCGCGAGGTCCAGACCGCCCAGGAACTCCAGCGCAGCATGCTCCCCGACGACCCGCCCGACGTCGCCGGCGCGCGCGTCCGGTACCGCTACCGCCCCGCCGGGCAGGCCGCACAGGTCGGCGGCGACTGGTTCGACGCCATCCCGCTCCCCGGCTGCCGGCTCGGCATCGTCGTCGGCGACGTCATGGGCCACGGCCTCACCTCCGCCGCGATCATGGGCCAGCTGCGCACCGCCGTCCGCACCCTCGCCGGCGAGGACACCCGCCCCGGCCGCCTCCTGCGCCAGCTCGACGGCCTCGCCCGCCGCCTCGGCGACGGCTACCTCGCCACCTGCCTCTACGCCATCTACGACCCGGTGTCGCGCACCTGCACCCTCGCGAACGCCGGGCACGTCCCGCCCGTCCTGGTCGCCCCGGACGGCACCGGCCGCGTCCTCGACCTTCCCGAAGGCGTCCCCATCGGCGTCGGCGGCGCGCCCTTCGACACCGTCCAGATCCCCGTCGAGGACGGCTCCCGCCTCGTCCTGTGCACCGACGGCCTCCTCGAACGCCGCGACCGCGACCTCGACCAGGGCCTGCGGGAGCTGTGCGCCCACCTCGCCGCCGCCCCGCCCGACCTCGACGCCGCCTGCGACGCCGTCCTCGCCGGCCTCGGCAGCGCCGACCCCGCCGACGACATCGCCCTCGTCGCCGTCGGCTTCGACGGAGTGCCCGCCGACGACGTCGCCGCATGGGACCTCGCACCCGAACCGTCCATGGTCCGCTGGGCGCGCGCGCAGGTCGCCGAACGCCTCACCAAATGGGACCTCGACGCCCTCACCCCCACGATCCAGCTCCTCGCCAGCGAACTCGCCACCAACGCCCTCCTGCACGGCGCCGGATCCATCCGCCTCCGCCTCGTCCGGGGGCGCGCGCTCGTCTGCGAGGTGTACGACGACGGCGCCGACCTGCCCCAACTGCGGACCGCCGCCGCCACCGACGAGTCCGGCCGCGGCCTCCAGCTCGTCAGCAACCTCGCCGCCCGCTGGGGCACCCACCGCACCACGGCGGGCAAGGTCGTCTGGTTCGAGCACGACCTATAG
- a CDS encoding DUF397 domain-containing protein, producing MMLQTDHGQFQAGQNDYDNGMPATALEGARWLKSRRSNSQGNCVEIAELPGDRVAMRNSRHPEGPALIYTRPEIEALILGAKDGDFDHLIASRN from the coding sequence ATGATGCTCCAGACCGATCACGGCCAGTTTCAGGCCGGTCAGAACGACTACGACAACGGGATGCCCGCGACCGCGCTCGAGGGGGCGCGCTGGCTGAAGTCCCGGCGAAGCAACTCCCAGGGGAACTGCGTCGAGATCGCCGAACTTCCCGGCGACCGCGTCGCGATGCGCAACTCCCGCCACCCCGAGGGCCCGGCCCTCATCTACACCCGCCCCGAGATCGAAGCTCTCATCCTGGGCGCGAAGGACGGCGACTTCGATCACCTGATCGCGTCCCGCAACTAG
- a CDS encoding M16 family metallopeptidase produces the protein MTQIPGLNLAPRPVPGPVPAWAFPAATAGRVPAGPGTLRCDLPGRRLAAVRLVLHSGAGREPAGKDGVAALTARALQEGTEPGGGTALTAAFERLGASLYTFADLAALRIGLDVPAARLGPAMELLAAVVRRPALDDADVRRLVRERLEDIAQEDATPASRAMRELRAVMFPAQARASRPTGGGRASVEALTGADVRSFYASVVPAEATAVVAGDLAGIDADAALATALEGWTGTEGPLPTADTILPDSAPRIVIVDRPGSVQTYLSFGHGIPDRSHHDWPSLTVAAHVLGGGLTSRLNTVLREEKGYTYGMRAGLLRMRYCGLFVAQGAVHTEVTADAVADALTELRGLVSRGIEADEHGASVRALADRAPAEYETPFAIASELADASASGLGADYPTRYLEAVRASTPDGVARTYRKHVDPEALTVVAVGDAEQIREPLEKLGYASVTVTSKE, from the coding sequence GTGACGCAGATTCCGGGCCTGAACCTCGCGCCCCGTCCCGTCCCCGGCCCCGTCCCGGCGTGGGCCTTCCCCGCCGCCACCGCGGGCCGCGTCCCGGCCGGCCCCGGAACGCTCCGCTGCGACCTGCCCGGCCGCCGCCTCGCCGCCGTCCGGCTGGTGCTGCACTCCGGCGCGGGCCGCGAGCCGGCCGGCAAGGACGGCGTCGCCGCGCTCACCGCCCGCGCCCTGCAGGAGGGCACCGAGCCCGGCGGCGGCACCGCGCTGACCGCCGCGTTCGAACGGCTCGGCGCCAGCCTCTACACCTTCGCCGACCTCGCCGCCCTGCGGATCGGGCTGGACGTCCCGGCCGCCCGGCTCGGCCCCGCGATGGAACTGCTCGCCGCGGTCGTCCGGCGGCCCGCGCTGGACGACGCCGACGTGCGGCGGCTCGTCCGCGAGCGGCTGGAGGACATCGCGCAGGAGGACGCCACCCCGGCGTCGCGCGCGATGCGCGAGCTGCGCGCCGTGATGTTCCCGGCGCAGGCGCGCGCGTCCCGCCCGACCGGCGGCGGCCGCGCCTCGGTCGAGGCCCTCACCGGCGCCGACGTCCGCTCCTTCTACGCGTCCGTGGTGCCCGCCGAGGCCACCGCCGTCGTCGCCGGCGACCTCGCCGGGATCGACGCCGACGCCGCGCTCGCCACCGCGCTCGAGGGCTGGACCGGCACCGAGGGCCCGCTCCCGACGGCCGACACGATCCTGCCCGACTCCGCACCGCGCATCGTCATCGTCGACCGTCCCGGCTCCGTGCAGACCTACCTCAGCTTCGGGCACGGCATTCCCGACCGCTCGCACCACGACTGGCCGTCCCTCACCGTCGCCGCGCACGTGCTCGGCGGCGGGCTCACGTCCCGGCTGAACACCGTCCTGCGCGAGGAGAAGGGCTACACCTACGGGATGCGCGCCGGGCTGCTCCGGATGCGGTACTGCGGCCTGTTCGTCGCCCAGGGCGCCGTGCACACCGAGGTCACCGCCGACGCCGTCGCCGACGCCCTCACCGAGCTGCGCGGCCTCGTCTCCCGCGGGATCGAGGCCGACGAGCACGGCGCGTCCGTCCGGGCCCTGGCCGACCGGGCGCCCGCCGAGTACGAGACGCCGTTCGCCATCGCGTCCGAGCTCGCCGACGCGTCCGCGAGCGGCCTCGGCGCCGACTACCCCACCCGGTACCTGGAGGCGGTGCGGGCGTCCACCCCGGACGGCGTCGCGCGCACCTACCGCAAGCACGTCGATCCGGAGGCGCTGACCGTGGTCGCCGTGGGAGACGCCGAGCAGATCCGTGAACCGCTGGAAAAACTGGGTTACGCCTCTGTCACCGTCACCTCGAAGGAATGA
- a CDS encoding M16 family metallopeptidase, translating to MAEQPLHEHTLGNGLRVVVREDHVVPLAAVNLWYGVGSRHERAGRTGLAHLFEHLMFQGSANVAEGEHAALLESAGASFNASTSFERTNYYETVPVSHLELALWLEADRMGTLPSALTQTNLDNQRDVVKNERRQRYDNQPYGTAFERLCALTFPEGHPYAHTPIGSMEDLDATTLEDCADFFATWYAPGNAVLSVVGDVDAEKTIAAVERYFGGIPSGPQKPPARTGDLGPLSGIRGETLDEEVPSPAYFAMFPLPTDGGDDVEAAELAVEILGGGSGSRLYDRMVRRDEIATEVWAGVTRLASGPSLAIVDAIGPDPEKIAAVLDEELARFAAEGPDADETARATAQAERGFLEQTETVTGLANALSQNATQFDDPARVFTAPGRAAAVTGDAIKEMAGRWLAPGARTALTYGGTQ from the coding sequence GTGGCAGAACAGCCGCTGCATGAGCACACGCTCGGCAATGGCCTGCGCGTCGTGGTCCGCGAGGACCACGTCGTACCGCTGGCCGCAGTGAACCTCTGGTACGGCGTGGGGTCGCGGCACGAGCGGGCCGGGCGCACCGGCCTGGCGCACCTGTTCGAGCACCTGATGTTCCAGGGCTCCGCGAACGTCGCCGAGGGCGAGCACGCCGCGCTGCTGGAGAGCGCGGGCGCCTCCTTCAACGCCAGCACGTCGTTCGAGCGCACGAACTACTACGAGACCGTCCCGGTCAGCCACCTGGAGCTCGCGCTCTGGCTGGAGGCCGACCGGATGGGGACGCTGCCCTCCGCGCTGACCCAGACCAACCTCGACAACCAGCGCGACGTGGTGAAGAACGAGCGCCGCCAGAGGTACGACAACCAGCCGTACGGGACGGCGTTCGAGCGGCTGTGCGCGCTGACGTTCCCCGAGGGGCACCCGTACGCGCACACGCCGATCGGCTCGATGGAAGACCTCGACGCCACCACCCTCGAAGACTGCGCCGACTTCTTCGCCACCTGGTACGCCCCGGGCAACGCGGTCCTGTCCGTCGTCGGCGACGTCGACGCCGAGAAGACGATCGCGGCCGTCGAGCGGTACTTCGGCGGCATCCCGTCCGGTCCGCAGAAGCCGCCCGCGCGCACCGGCGACCTCGGCCCGCTCAGCGGGATCCGCGGCGAGACCCTCGACGAGGAGGTCCCCTCCCCCGCCTACTTCGCGATGTTCCCCCTCCCGACGGACGGCGGCGACGACGTCGAGGCGGCCGAGCTCGCCGTGGAGATCCTCGGCGGCGGGTCCGGGTCGCGGCTGTACGACCGGATGGTCCGGCGCGACGAGATCGCCACCGAGGTGTGGGCGGGCGTGACGCGGCTGGCGTCCGGCCCGTCCCTGGCGATCGTCGACGCGATCGGCCCCGACCCGGAGAAGATCGCCGCGGTGCTGGACGAGGAGCTCGCCCGGTTCGCCGCCGAAGGGCCCGACGCCGACGAGACCGCCCGCGCCACCGCCCAGGCCGAGCGCGGATTCCTGGAGCAGACCGAGACGGTCACCGGGCTGGCGAACGCGCTGTCGCAGAACGCCACCCAGTTCGACGACCCCGCCCGGGTCTTCACCGCCCCCGGCCGCGCCGCCGCGGTCACCGGGGACGCGATCAAGGAGATGGCGGGCCGCTGGCTCGCACCCGGCGCCCGCACCGCCCTGACCTACGGAGGCACGCAGTGA
- a CDS encoding sporulation protein, whose amino-acid sequence MSYGQPHGGMAGGGPTVDTILSEPNCKPGGVIAGTVHLRGGGRPVDVRHVTLALMPRMQNGYGGETAGPEVYRGALTRSFRLEGGQQRDLAFSIPLPYELPFTTVLGRTLPGFTIGMCTEVDAVGQPDPGDVDPISVEPLESQQWVLAAIAQLGFKIGNVTFESSRLRGVSQQLPFHQEIHLSPPSQYRGRLGKVGLSFVASPRTMAFVLRAEDRTAPADDSFGVFQVPHAEAAEADWQRKIVQWLDAAAALAPAASHGHAPGPSHGSSHGSSHGPSPSGGAPLPPPGGAPNYPPPPGAPSQGGYGPPGNANFPPPAPAPGRAPAPAAAHASGPQNYPPPPARHGTPGPGAPPPGAPAYPPPPGGGTPPHGQPAPTGPPHGQPAPAGPPPYQPHQPHQAPPPGAPAPYPQPSGPYNAPPPPGAYPPAAHGHPAPPPQHVHHGYPGHHGRGHGIGPGVAAAGLAAGGVAAAGIGGAMAAGAVGDAAVNAAGYVAGAAAYPAVDQFGNAVGQVGQEAFAQAGQYAFDQAGQYAGQMAQDFAGQAAGEVAGAAFGEAAGAIGGEVANAVGGEIAGGIGEVLGGLLGGLFG is encoded by the coding sequence GTGTCCTACGGGCAGCCCCATGGGGGCATGGCGGGCGGCGGGCCGACCGTCGACACGATCCTTTCGGAGCCGAACTGCAAGCCCGGCGGAGTGATCGCGGGCACGGTGCACCTGCGCGGCGGCGGCCGCCCGGTCGACGTCCGGCACGTCACGCTCGCGCTGATGCCGCGCATGCAGAACGGCTACGGCGGCGAGACCGCGGGCCCGGAGGTCTACCGGGGCGCGCTCACCCGGTCGTTCCGGCTCGAGGGCGGGCAGCAGCGCGACCTGGCGTTCTCCATCCCGCTCCCCTACGAGCTGCCGTTCACGACCGTCCTCGGCCGGACGCTGCCCGGCTTCACGATCGGAATGTGCACCGAGGTCGACGCGGTCGGGCAGCCCGATCCGGGCGACGTCGACCCGATCTCGGTCGAGCCGCTGGAGTCCCAGCAGTGGGTGCTCGCCGCGATCGCGCAGCTCGGCTTCAAGATCGGCAACGTGACGTTCGAGTCGTCGCGGCTGCGCGGCGTCTCCCAGCAGCTCCCGTTCCACCAGGAGATCCACCTGTCGCCGCCGTCCCAGTACCGGGGGCGGCTCGGCAAGGTCGGGCTCAGCTTCGTGGCGAGCCCCCGCACGATGGCGTTCGTGCTGCGCGCCGAAGACCGCACGGCCCCGGCCGACGACTCGTTCGGCGTGTTCCAGGTGCCGCACGCCGAGGCCGCCGAGGCCGACTGGCAGCGCAAGATCGTCCAGTGGCTGGACGCCGCGGCCGCGCTGGCCCCGGCGGCCTCGCACGGCCACGCCCCCGGCCCTTCGCACGGCTCCTCGCACGGCTCCTCGCACGGGCCGTCGCCGTCGGGCGGGGCGCCACTGCCGCCGCCCGGTGGCGCGCCGAACTACCCGCCGCCGCCCGGCGCACCGTCCCAGGGCGGCTACGGTCCCCCCGGCAACGCGAACTTCCCGCCGCCCGCGCCCGCGCCGGGCCGGGCCCCCGCACCCGCCGCCGCGCACGCGTCCGGCCCCCAGAACTACCCGCCGCCCCCGGCCCGGCACGGCACCCCCGGACCCGGCGCCCCGCCGCCCGGAGCCCCCGCGTACCCGCCGCCGCCCGGCGGCGGAACGCCCCCGCACGGTCAGCCCGCCCCCACCGGTCCCCCGCACGGACAACCGGCCCCGGCCGGTCCCCCGCCGTACCAGCCGCACCAGCCGCACCAGGCGCCCCCGCCCGGGGCGCCCGCACCGTACCCGCAGCCCAGCGGCCCGTACAACGCCCCGCCGCCGCCCGGCGCGTACCCCCCGGCCGCCCACGGCCACCCGGCGCCCCCGCCCCAGCACGTCCACCACGGCTACCCCGGCCACCACGGGCGGGGCCACGGGATCGGCCCCGGCGTCGCCGCGGCCGGGCTGGCCGCGGGCGGCGTGGCCGCCGCGGGCATCGGCGGCGCCATGGCGGCCGGCGCGGTCGGCGACGCCGCCGTGAACGCCGCCGGATACGTCGCGGGCGCCGCCGCCTACCCGGCCGTCGACCAGTTCGGCAACGCCGTCGGCCAGGTCGGGCAGGAGGCGTTCGCCCAGGCCGGGCAGTACGCCTTCGACCAGGCGGGCCAGTACGCCGGGCAGATGGCGCAGGACTTCGCGGGCCAGGCCGCGGGCGAGGTCGCGGGCGCCGCGTTCGGCGAGGCCGCGGGCGCCATCGGCGGGGAGGTCGCGAACGCCGTCGGCGGCGAGATCGCCGGCGGCATCGGCGAGGTGCTCGGCGGGCTCCTCGGCGGCCTGTTCGGCTGA